The Actinomycetota bacterium genome contains the following window.
AGTTCCAACTCGTGCTGGGCGACGATATGGCAACGCTTGGTCGCGTTGCCAGTGCGATGTGCGAAGTGCGTAGTGCAGTTTCAGAACAAACGCACCTCGCACCGCGCACTCCGCACTTGCGAAGCAATCCTTGGTTGCTTTTTGACCAAGTGATTGTTTCGCTTGATTCGGTCAAACCCATGGACAAGCGGCGCGGCTGGACGGCCGAGCGCGTTGCCGAATACAACTGCAGCCGGTTCGAGGATCTGATTACCGCTGGTTGGGATCTGGTGATCGTGGACGAAGCGCACCGCCTGGGCGGCAGCACCGATCAGGTCGCCCGCTACAAGCTCGGCAAGGGGCTGGCGGAGGCCGCGCCCTATGTGCTGCTCCTTTCGGCTACACCCCATCAGGGGAAGACCGACGCCTTCCATCGCCTGATGAACCTGCTGGACAACGACGCCTTCCCGGACATGGACAGCGTCTCACGCGACCGGGTGGCTCCGTATGTTATCCGTACTGAGAAGCGCAAGACAATTGATGCCGACGGCAAGCCGCTCTTTAAACCCCGGCGCACGCAGATGGCCCCGGTGGCCTGGGAGAGCCGTCACCACTTGCAGCGGCTTCTCTACGAAGCGGTGACCGATTATGTCCGCGAGGGCTACAACCAGGCCCTGCGCGAAAAGAAGCGCCACATCGGCTTTCTGATGATCCTGATGCAGCGCCTGGTGGTCTCCAGCACCCGGGCGATCCGCACCACGCTGGAACGGCGGCTCGCCGCGCTCAAGGAAGGCGAACAGCAGGTTAGCCTACGCCTGGCGGAACTGGAAAATGGCGTGGATGGATCGGAAAACTTCGACGAGATCTACGACATGGACGGGCAGGAGCTGCTCGATGAGCTGCTGAAATCCCATGTGTCGGCTCTGCAGAGCGAAGGCAGCCATGTTGAGACCCTGCTCGATGCGGCAGTCCGTTGTGAGCAAGCTGGCCCCGACGCCAAGGCTGAGGCGCTGATCGAGTGGATCCACAAGCTGCAAGCAGAGGAAAACGAGCCGGATCTAAAGGTGTTGATCTTCACGGAGTTCGTTCCCACCCAGCAAATGTTGAAGGAATTTCTTGAGGCACGGGGAATCTCTGTGGTCACTCTGAACGGCTCCATGGACATGGAGGAACGTGGGGCAGCACAGGATGCCTTTCGCAGATCGCACCGCGTGCTAGTTTCCACCGACGCGGGCGGTGAGGGTCTGAACCTACAGTTCGCTCATGTCGTCATCAACTACGACATCCCCTGGAACCCGATGCGGTTGGAGCAGCGTATCGGTCGCGTGGACCGTATCGGCCAGCCAAAAACCGTACAGGCGATCAATTTCGTGCTTGAGGATTCGGTCGAGTTCCGTGTGCGCGAAGTGCTGGAGCAGAAGCTCTCGGTGATCTTCGAAGAGTTCGGAATCGACAAGACCGGCGACGTCCTCGACTCGGCCCAGGCCGGTGAGTTGTTCGAGGATGTGTTTGCCTCGGCCATCCTTAATCCTGACGGCATCGAAACCTCCGTCGATCACACGGTGGCCAGGATTCGCGATGAGATACAGCAGGTGCGCGAAACCTCCGCCATCTATGGCATCTCGGAAGAGCCGGATGTACAGGCGGCTGAGCGTTTACGCTCCCATCCACTGCCCCACTGGGTGGAGAGGATGACGGTAGGTTACCTCAATTCGCACGGCGGCGCGGCCAGTCGTAAGCGCTCCTGGTGGGATCTGAATTGGCCGGATGGCCAGGAACATCGCAAGGCCGTGTTCAACGCCCGGGAAGCGGATCGCCTGACCGACGCAACCCTACTCAACCTCGAAAACACTCGCGTCCGTGGGCTGGCCTTGAACCTGCCGCAGATCGTGGCAGGCCAGCCATTGCCTTGCGTAACCGTGAGCGGGCTGCCAGCCAGTATCTCCGGGCTCTGGGGGCTCTTTGAGATCCGCCTTCAGGCCGGAATGCACCAGAAGACAAACCTCCTGCGCATCCCCGTGGTGCGGCGGGGTTATGTCAGTGTGTTCTTGAGCGAGGAAGATAAACTGTTTCTGCCCACAGCCCGGCATATCTGGGATTCGCTGCAGACAGCGGAAGCCGAGGTGCAGGCAACCCTCGATCAGGATGAATCCGTTGCCGCCCACGAGCGTTTACAGATTGCTGCCGAACAGGCCGGACAGGAGCTGTTCGAGGCCCTGCAGCAGGCGCACATCGCCTCTATGGCTCGCGAGGAGGAACGCGGAACCGCTTCATTTGCTTCGCGCCGCAAGGCCATTGAGCGGGTTGGATTGCCGGAGGTGCGGCAATTTAGGCTGTCTCGTTGCGATGCAGACGAATCCGAATGGAGACATGAACTTCAGTCAGCTCGACAGATCGTGCCTGAAATCCGGCCGCTGTTGATGCTGCGGATCATCAAGGGAGGCGCTCAATGAATAGTTGGCGAGACGCCATCCTGAGCGATTTTGTACCCAACGTCAGCAAGTTGACCCTGGTCGCAGATCCTGATGGTCTGCTGACCGAGGAGAAGCTGGCATTGGAGCTTCTAGGGCGCGGGTTCGACCTAATTGAGTTTAGTGACTCGGTCGAATTCAGATACGCCTATGAGTCCAGGTACCGCTCGATCTGGGACCGGGGCGAACACACCGATCTGGTGGTGATTCTCAGGTTGCAAGGTGCCGATCTGGAATCCCTGCCATACGATCTGCTCCAGGCGGGCCGGAAACTATCGTTCAACTTGGGGGATCTCTTTCCCAACCTGAGCTATCCGGTCATTGAAAAGCTCGACAGGAGCTTGCTGGATTCGCTTTTTGAGGCTCAGCGCAAGGCGCCACCAGATCGCATGGGCGACAACGCAACCAAGGATTTCATTCTCCGTCATGTGTTCGGCATTGCGGCGGAGCTGATTAGGGGCGAGGTTGAGCTGCTTCCTGCCCTGCTGCGCCTGCACTACGGCAAGCTTCAGCTACCGTTGATACTGGCCGAGCGGCTCATCCAGGTTCTCAAGGGGCATGATAGGTTCAAAACTTGGCCGCTCTCGGAAATCATTCCGGACGATGAAGCCTTCTTCGCCTTTTTGCAGGAACGCTGGCCGCTATTTCTTTCCAGGCTCGGCAGCGCCAATCAGGTGCGGGAAGATTCGCCGGAATATGGCCTCAAGTATCCCGGCCCTGATAGTCTGCCACTCGACCACCAGGACATTAGGGTTTACATCGATAACCTGTTCCTGGAGGGGAAACTTACCCCTGTCGAGGCCAAAGGCATTGAAGTGGATGCCGGGTCCTGGGTTCGAAGCGGCATCGCCACGTCCGGCGTGGACGATGACGAGCTGAGGATCTCCCGCTTGTTTGACCTTGTTGAGAAGGAGCTGCCCACTGCGGAAGCGCGTTACTTGGATTGGACCGCCTTTGCATTGAAATGGGCTGAGCTGTCTTCGCTGGTTCATTGTGGCAATAGCACCGAGTATCAGAATCGCCTCAGAGAAATCGGCGATGCACTGAACACGACCTTTGCCGGCTGGTTGGCTGATCACTACTCCAGTCTGATCAATTTGCCGCCGAACAATCCGGCCATGCTGCACCATGTGCCGCGTCGCCTGGCTCGGGATATCGAGGATTCCGGCAGTGGCCGTGCAGCGCTGATCGTGGTCGATGGTCTGGCCCTGGATCAGTGGGTGACCATGCGCCAGCTTCTGCAAAAGCAGGATTCCAATCTGGTTATGCGCGAATCCGCGACCTTCGCCTGGATTCCGACGCTGACATCGGTATCGCGACAATCGATCTTTTCGGGCAAGGCACCGCTCTATTTCCCGTCATCCATCAATTCGACCAACAGTGAAGAGAAGCTTTGGAGGAAGTTCTGGGAAGGCTATGGCTTGTCTCGGCTGGAGGTTGTCTACAAGCGCGGCCTTGGCGACGGCGATGCTGCCGGCACCCTCGACTCCGCAACCCACCCGGGGAAGACCAAGGTGGTGGGGCTGGTTGTGGACAAGGTCGACAAGATCATGCACGGCATGCAACTCGGCTCGCCCGGGATGCATAACCAGATCAAGCAGTGGTGCGAAGGTGGGTTCCTAGCAGCCCTAGTCGGCCAACTGCTGGATTACGGCTATGAGGTTTGGCTGACGGCCGATCATGGCAACATCCAATGTGACGGCAAAGGCCGCCCATCCGAAGGTGTGATTGCCGAGACTCGCGGCGAGAGGGTTCGTGTCTATCCCACGCCGGAGCTCCGCGCCCAGGTGGCGGGGGCATTTCCATTTGCCCACGAGTGGCAGCCGATTGGATTGCCAGCAGATTATTTCCCACTGGTGGCTGGCGGCCGCGACGCATTCGTGAACCCGGGAGATGTCATCGTAGGTCACGGCGGTGCAGCCATTGAAGAAGTCATCGTGCCCCTTGTGAAGTTTGAAAGGAGAGCACGGTGATGGGCAAAAGACATGAAGCCATTGGCATCAAGCAGGCTATCCGTTTCGAGTGGATACAGAAAGCACCCAATCTGCTGTTGGCGGGGCTCGACGCCAAAACCATCCGCCAGGAGCTGAATGAGTTCCTCGCGGACAGAAAAGGCAACGGCTCAGAGGGCGAACGAAGCGATCAGACCCGGACATTTGTCGTCAACAATCTGATGAAGATATGGGTCTCTCCTGACCCCGAGCTGATTCCATTCCGGGATGCCTCGCTGGCGTTTCTGCGGGAAAACCCGTCCATGGCTCTGGTGGTCCACTGGGGGATGATCTCGGCTGTCTACCCCTTCTGGTTCAATGTGGCCCGGCAGACTGGCCGCTTGTTGGCCTTGCAGGATCAGGTGACCCAGGCGCAGATCATCAATCGCATGAAGGAACAGTATGGCGACCGGCAAACTATTTTTCGATATGGTCGGTACGTATTACGATCGTTTGTGGCATGGGGTGTATTGCAGGATTCCGAGGCAAAAGGCTGCTACGAGAAGGCCGCTCCTGTGAGCATTGTCGAGCCAAACCTGGCCATCATGATGCTCGAGTCCGCACTCCTGGCCACCCCGGAGGCCAAGGGCGCACTGGGTCTGCTTCTAAACAACCCGGCATTCTTCCCATTCCAGCTTCCAACGATGACC
Protein-coding sequences here:
- a CDS encoding DEAD/DEAH box helicase, which codes for MKSPSVGQEWQYSTVHNSACKVIEEQTLWGQAVCRVWLPNQDAMVRVPRSALRPLSADLQPEIEAGRIAYVAAAAKVAEVLEGSTSATEGHVLLAPMESNVIPLPHQIRALSRAISGDRVRYLLADEVGLGKTIEAGLVMRELKQRGLARRTLVVSPKGIATQWVAEMQTHFNEQFQLVLGDDMATLGRVASAMCEVRSAVSEQTHLAPRTPHLRSNPWLLFDQVIVSLDSVKPMDKRRGWTAERVAEYNCSRFEDLITAGWDLVIVDEAHRLGGSTDQVARYKLGKGLAEAAPYVLLLSATPHQGKTDAFHRLMNLLDNDAFPDMDSVSRDRVAPYVIRTEKRKTIDADGKPLFKPRRTQMAPVAWESRHHLQRLLYEAVTDYVREGYNQALREKKRHIGFLMILMQRLVVSSTRAIRTTLERRLAALKEGEQQVSLRLAELENGVDGSENFDEIYDMDGQELLDELLKSHVSALQSEGSHVETLLDAAVRCEQAGPDAKAEALIEWIHKLQAEENEPDLKVLIFTEFVPTQQMLKEFLEARGISVVTLNGSMDMEERGAAQDAFRRSHRVLVSTDAGGEGLNLQFAHVVINYDIPWNPMRLEQRIGRVDRIGQPKTVQAINFVLEDSVEFRVREVLEQKLSVIFEEFGIDKTGDVLDSAQAGELFEDVFASAILNPDGIETSVDHTVARIRDEIQQVRETSAIYGISEEPDVQAAERLRSHPLPHWVERMTVGYLNSHGGAASRKRSWWDLNWPDGQEHRKAVFNAREADRLTDATLLNLENTRVRGLALNLPQIVAGQPLPCVTVSGLPASISGLWGLFEIRLQAGMHQKTNLLRIPVVRRGYVSVFLSEEDKLFLPTARHIWDSLQTAEAEVQATLDQDESVAAHERLQIAAEQAGQELFEALQQAHIASMAREEERGTASFASRRKAIERVGLPEVRQFRLSRCDADESEWRHELQSARQIVPEIRPLLMLRIIKGGAQ
- the pglZ gene encoding BREX-3 system phosphatase PglZ, yielding MNSWRDAILSDFVPNVSKLTLVADPDGLLTEEKLALELLGRGFDLIEFSDSVEFRYAYESRYRSIWDRGEHTDLVVILRLQGADLESLPYDLLQAGRKLSFNLGDLFPNLSYPVIEKLDRSLLDSLFEAQRKAPPDRMGDNATKDFILRHVFGIAAELIRGEVELLPALLRLHYGKLQLPLILAERLIQVLKGHDRFKTWPLSEIIPDDEAFFAFLQERWPLFLSRLGSANQVREDSPEYGLKYPGPDSLPLDHQDIRVYIDNLFLEGKLTPVEAKGIEVDAGSWVRSGIATSGVDDDELRISRLFDLVEKELPTAEARYLDWTAFALKWAELSSLVHCGNSTEYQNRLREIGDALNTTFAGWLADHYSSLINLPPNNPAMLHHVPRRLARDIEDSGSGRAALIVVDGLALDQWVTMRQLLQKQDSNLVMRESATFAWIPTLTSVSRQSIFSGKAPLYFPSSINSTNSEEKLWRKFWEGYGLSRLEVVYKRGLGDGDAAGTLDSATHPGKTKVVGLVVDKVDKIMHGMQLGSPGMHNQIKQWCEGGFLAALVGQLLDYGYEVWLTADHGNIQCDGKGRPSEGVIAETRGERVRVYPTPELRAQVAGAFPFAHEWQPIGLPADYFPLVAGGRDAFVNPGDVIVGHGGAAIEEVIVPLVKFERRAR